The genomic stretch CCAAATCAACCGAACGTCTTCCGCCGGAACGCCCAATATCTGGCGCATAGAATAGTGCATCTTTTGGTGTATGTTCCCTAATATATAGTAAAACTTCGTTTAAATCTTCATCTCCAATACTGTTTTGCATTGTTCCGATGGAAAGTGAATTTGGCAAAATGCATCGCGTAATATCGTTTAAAATGAATGGAATTTTATCAAAAATTGTATGTTTAGAAACAATTAGCAATAACAGAAATCCTCCAAAAAGAAACGGAAATAACTGTTTGAAACGCTCGTTTTTATAGAAAATATCAAGTATGAATACTACCGAAAAGAAAAATGCTAAGATGAGTAATTTCTGAATGCGCACTAATTGAAACGACATGCGAATGTTGAGATCGAACGCTAAATTCACAAAAAGTTCTACGTATGTAACTAGGTTTGGTAAAATAAACACGATTAAGCTTAGCCACAGTACATAAAAACTTCTCGTTTTATCTTTATGATTTCCTTTGAATTTAGCATATCCAATAAAGAGGAATACTGGTAAAAAGTAGATGATATATTTTAATCGCAACCATTGATACCAAAATGTTGTCGGTTCACTTAAAAAGGAAGAAAATTTCAGTTCTAGCGCTTTTTGATACGTTTCCAAACTATAATCTGTCGCTGTAGAAACATTGCCAAAATAGGTTAGAAAAAACGGCAACATTCCCGCGAAAGCGAGCAAAATAACAATGAAATTCCGTTGACTGAATAGTATTTTAAACTTCTTTTTTTCATAATATGAATGCAATAACACACAACTTAAGAAGAGCAAAACGCCACCTAATCCTGTGATTGGGTGAAAGTTAAACAATAATCCTGCAAGAAAAGCTGCTAGATATAGTTTTGTGTTGTTTTTGAAATTTATCAGCAAAAATGGCAATGGCATAACTGCGTAATACACAACACGCGGCAACATAGACCATAAATCGGAAATTCCCCAATATTCGTTTCCAGGAATCCAAATAATTCCACGCATGAATACTGAGATCAATAACGCAATCCAGAAGTTTTTCGTGATTCTAAATAGTAAAAAATACCAAAGTAATCCGAACAAAATGTGACAGATAAACGTTAATATATTGAGCGCTTGCACATAGTTTCCGTCTGTGAATTTTGCCAAAAATCGTAAGGTTTCTACATAAAAAGGCGTGTAATACTTGACATTATTAATGTCATTACAAAATAAATCTTTTGCAAATAAACTTGGATCATCTTTTTTGAGACATACCGGAATAATGTTGTGTAAATCTGAACTTAATTGGGTTTCGTTTGCTGACAAATTCCCCAAATAATATCCAAATGCAATACAAATATTTAGTAGAATTACGAGGACGTGTTTGCGATTCATGACACAGATTTTGGAGCTTTTGAGATGTCAAACTGAATGGCTTGTAAAAGCAATTGAAAACCTAAAATCAATGAAACTGTAATCAACATAATGGTTCCTGTTGGTGTAAATTCGCCTAAAGAAGCGTAATGAATCCAGTTGTAAATTCCGTAAACTAACCCAAAGAGAAACATCGGGAAACCGAATACTAAATATACAGAAGCAATATTGAAATCGTAAATAAAGTAACTTTTCAGAATACGTTTGAAGAATGTTTTTGTCAATTTTGGAATAAAAATAAACGGTATTTTCCAAATTTGCATGTTCGATTTTTCATCTCCGTAATTGGCTGGCATTGGCACATCTTTGATTCTGGCTTCATGAAAATACAATTCGGAAATCAATGACGATTCAAAATAATAATCGCGGTGAATATTTTTGAAATCTAACTTCTTTAGCAACTCAACTTTAATCGCAAAGAAGCCATTTGTCGGATCAAAATTATTCCAATAACCCGAAGCGGCTTTGGTTAAAAACGACAATCCTAAGTTTCCAACTTTTCGTGTAAACGGCATTTGTCGCAACGCTTTAAAGTCTTTAAAACGATTTCCTTTAGCATATTCGGCTTTTCCTTCAAGTAACGGACGTAATAAATCTGGAATAAATTTGCTATCCATTTGATCGTCAGCATCTACTTTTAGGACATAATCGAGTTCCAATTCAATTGCTTTTTTAAAACCCGTTTTCGTAGCGCCACCAACGCCTAAATTTTTTATATTTCTTACAATGAAAATTCTATCTCCAAATTTATCTTTGTACAATAAACTATCAGGGATAGGTTCTTTTCCACGATCATCAACAATGATAATTTTATCAATATATTCGGGCAGTTTTTCCACTACTTTTTCTATATGATTTGCGGCATTATAGTATGGAATAACGACACCTATTTTGTGTTCGGTAAAGTTTGTCATGACTTTATGTAATATCTTGGGGTAAGTAATACTGCGGTTGCAAACAAAAACAAGCCTAATATAGCAAAAATAGGTCTATAAATATACAGATGTTCTCCAAATAATAAAGTAACCATCATGGCGAGCACTAATCCTTTTAAGGTAATTCCTAAATATTGGAAACGTCTAAAATTCAAACTAAAATAGCTTACCAACCAACGTACGTAGAAAAATAATCCTAACAAACCAACTTCATTAATCAACGTTAGATAAATATTATGTGCTGAATTACCAACTAATATAAAGTTGTTAAACCCTGAACCAAAAGGAACTATGTATATATGTTCTAATAAATAATCAACGTACATCAAGGATAAATTTTTTCGTCCTGCGCCTAAATCTTCATACAATTGCTCTACATCACCTTCTGCAATTAACGATGGATCTGAAATTTTATTGACAACTCTACCTTCAAAAACATCGGTTACAATAGAAAATACTTCCGGATTGTAGCTAGAAACAATTCCAATGGCAATTCCGACAATGATTGACATGTAAATAAATTTTCCCGTAGAACGCACAAAGAAATACAGTAGAAATATTGAAAGTCCTAAATAACTTGTTCGTGAACCGCTTAAACCTAATCCTAATATTGCAAAGATAATTCCCGAAATTAGGATTAATTTGTTGATTTTCAATTCTTTCTGAATAAATAACCCAATGAATGTAATGACTGAAATCATCATGATCATTCCTAATACAATCTTATTTGGTCCTAAAATACCTGAAAAAAATCCTCCGTACGCTTTTCTGTCCAATTCACTCCATAAATACGCTACAATTCCAAGATGTTGTAATAACACAACTAACGAAGCAATACTAGCCATTATAATATGTAAATACACCAATTGACGTAATATTTTTACATTCCGCATCAGAATCAAGAAAAATATAAAGGAGAAGTAAAATATCAAGAAATGATACATAAACAAAGTTGTTCGTAAAATCCACGTCAGTCGTTCTGTAATATAACTAATGAAAAACGTGAAAATCATCATAAACATGCACCATTGGATAAAAATCCATAAGTAATGTGAAAACTTTTCTTGTTTTATAAACCAACCTAAAATGACGCGATTTTGATAGAATTGATACATCACCAACATACCGACAAAATCATACAATCGCAACTCGTTATTTCCTGTAATACTATAATTAAATACGGCTACATTGTAAAAATAGGAAACCAAAATAACGAATAACGTCAACTTTAGAAATGTAGATTTTCCCAGTGTCGCCAAGCGTTTTTCGATAATTTCCTTTTTTGTAGGCATTACAATTCGCTGTAAAATGTTGTTAATTGTTGAATGATTACTTTTTCTGCAAAACTTTCTTGAATATGTACATGTAATTGTTTCGCTTTCGCGATGCGACCCTGTTCGTTAGCAATCAAATATTTCAATTTTTCAGTGAACATTTCTGTGTTTTTAGAAGCTACTAAAAATCCTTTCGTTTCGTCGGAAACAACACGTTTACATTCGCCGACATCGGTTGCCAATACTGCCAATTCGTGCAATCCGTATTCTAGCAATGCAATTGGCAAACCTTCAGATTGTGAAGATAACACACCAATGTCACATTGCGATAAAATAGAGGAAACATCTTCCCTACTTCCGTATACAAACACGTTTTTGTTCAATCCGTGATCTTTAATGTATAATTTTATCTTTTTTGAATATTCATCTTCAAAATCTTTTCCTACTAAATGTAGCGTCCAATCGCTTGGCAGTAAGTTTTTAAAGGCTTCCAGCAACATAAAATGATCTTTCTGCGGACGCAAATTTGCCAAACAAACAATGCGTTTTCCATCAATTCCATACAATTTTGTGCTTGCTTTTACGCTTTCATTCTTCACAGGAAAATTAGACAAATAGATCACTTTCTTTGCATGTAAAGTTTGGACTGCCCAATCTTTCAACTGTTGATTCACCGAAATAATTCCGTTCATCCAACGAGAAGCAATCTTCAAAACCAACGACTTACGTTCGGCTAAAAATTCACTATTTCCATAATGATCGTGCCAAACCATTTTAAACTTCGGATAATACAATCGTACCAAAAACACAATAAAAAACGAAGTCGCATGCGCATGTACAATTGTGATTTCATTTTCTTTGATAAATGTTGCCAATCGCTTTACTGCCGAAAAATCAAACGTA from Kordia antarctica encodes the following:
- a CDS encoding glycosyltransferase family 2 protein, whose amino-acid sequence is MTNFTEHKIGVVIPYYNAANHIEKVVEKLPEYIDKIIIVDDRGKEPIPDSLLYKDKFGDRIFIVRNIKNLGVGGATKTGFKKAIELELDYVLKVDADDQMDSKFIPDLLRPLLEGKAEYAKGNRFKDFKALRQMPFTRKVGNLGLSFLTKAASGYWNNFDPTNGFFAIKVELLKKLDFKNIHRDYYFESSLISELYFHEARIKDVPMPANYGDEKSNMQIWKIPFIFIPKLTKTFFKRILKSYFIYDFNIASVYLVFGFPMFLFGLVYGIYNWIHYASLGEFTPTGTIMLITVSLILGFQLLLQAIQFDISKAPKSVS
- a CDS encoding glycosyltransferase, translated to MKTLQVIDTLDAGGAEKLAVTYANALVTEVEASFLCATRKEGLLKDQIANEVGYLFLNRKSTFDFSAVKRLATFIKENEITIVHAHATSFFIVFLVRLYYPKFKMVWHDHYGNSEFLAERKSLVLKIASRWMNGIISVNQQLKDWAVQTLHAKKVIYLSNFPVKNESVKASTKLYGIDGKRIVCLANLRPQKDHFMLLEAFKNLLPSDWTLHLVGKDFEDEYSKKIKLYIKDHGLNKNVFVYGSREDVSSILSQCDIGVLSSQSEGLPIALLEYGLHELAVLATDVGECKRVVSDETKGFLVASKNTEMFTEKLKYLIANEQGRIAKAKQLHVHIQESFAEKVIIQQLTTFYSEL